Proteins co-encoded in one Fusarium musae strain F31 chromosome 3, whole genome shotgun sequence genomic window:
- a CDS encoding hypothetical protein (EggNog:ENOG41), translating to MNDETWEKFKPFLCNLYKKYTLSVVMNVMEKKYGIVQSKRQYGYRFEKWGIKKYNANEKKTSHNSLSPSGINDSMDYGEIGAEFDPEAPSFNQYPMSDRCGPDTRMTAVGSENMEYGESLDIHRASKVVISYPWATGSSEEANKLAADFCAAMLDDTNAFALYANLYGVLSNRSQSVPETREFLAICCARVAGKPDNARSARAILAREWTGTPTTRVSDSPFVLSMLKAYVGSHQEDSDKSAFVKQISRNVEQLVGSDGSLGEVSRKYSSIDLVAYFFLDYALETYDDCFDDSNPPTFMAEHLLNEFITTQPFMNALRNDCPSPLSLCLRWCKEQLRLNHPVALQDATVQPSTDMRCWWYNIRVFCTLWGVMTHLVQANCAPAWYAQCESAFGIPPSELLITLSWMIRAKATPTETDRIISDTELLTQAADGADKLLQVDESQLWIDFLDRFTWMNELANPGDAERSFEAAVQDELRKYVSKMLGVELPHPAGSQSAGVGGVDFYSFPQHGFPDFDINSQMDYY from the exons ATGAACGACGAGACTTGGGAAAAGTTTAAGCCTTTTCTATGCAATCTTTACAAGAAATATACCCTGAGTGTCGTCATGAACGtcatggagaagaagtacgGTATTGTTCAAAG CAAGCGACAGTATGGCTATCGTTTCGAGAAATGGGGCATAAAAAAGTACAACGCGAATGAGAAAAAGACCTCTCATAATTCTCTATCACCTAGTGGCATTAACGACTCGATGGACTATGGTGAGATTGGGGCCGAGTTCGACCCAGAAGCTCCCTCCTTCAACCAATACCCCATGTCTGACCGTTGCGGCCCAGACACTCGAATGACCGCCGTCGGATCGGAGAACATGGAGTACGGCGAGTCGCTCGATATTCACAGAGCCTCAAAGGTTGTCATTTCATATCCGTGGGCAACTGGGTCATCTGAGGAAGCGAACAAACTGGCTGCTGACTTTTGTGCCGCCATGCTCGATGACACAAACGCATTTGCCTTATACGCGAATCTCTACGGGGTCTTGTCGAATAGGAGCCAGTCTGTTCCTGAGACTCGTGAGTTTCTTGCCATCTGTTGTGCCCGTGTCGCTGGTAAACCAGACAATGCCCGTAGCGCCAGGGCGATTCTTGCCAGGGAATGGACTGGGACACCAACGACTCGAGTTTCAGACTCTCCATTTGTCCTATCGATGCTCAAAGCGTACGTGGGAAGTCACCAAGAAGATTCGGACAAGTCGGCTTTTGTCAAACAAATCAGCCGTAATGTCGAGCAACTGGTTGGCAGCGACGGATCACTTGGAGAGGTTTCACGCAAGTACTCGTCTATCGATCTCGTAGCCTACTTTTTTCTTGATTACGCCCTCGAGACGTATGACGATTGTTTTGACGACTCCAACCCCCCAACTTTTATGGCTGAGCACCTCCTGAACGAGTTCATCACGACCCAACCTTTTATGAACGCTTTACGCAACGACTGTCCATCCCCCCTAAGTCTCTGTCTCAGGTGGTGCAAGGAACAGCTCCGACTCAACCACCCCGTGGCTCTACAAGATGCCACAGTACAGCCAAGTACTGATATGCGTTGTTGGTGGTACAATATTCGTGTCTTTTGCACTCTATGGGGAGTAATGACGCATTTGGTACAGGCGAATTGTGCCCCTGCGTGGTATGCTCAGTGCGAATCAGCCTTTGGTATCCCTCCATCAGAACTTCTCATAACACTGTCATGGATGATTCGTGCAAAGGCAACTCCAACGGAGACTGATCGCATCATCTCTGATACCGAACTACTCACTCAGGCTGCTGATGGCGCAGATAAGCTCCTCCAAGTCGACGAGTCGCAATTGTGGATAGACTTTCTCGACAGGTTTACTTGGATGAACGAACTGGCCAACCCGGGTGATGCCGAGAGGTCTTTCGAAGCTGCTGTCCAGGATGAGCTGCGCAAGTATGTTTCCAAGATGCTTGGAGTCGAGTTGCCACATCCAGCAGGGAGCCAATCTGCCGGTGTTGGAGGGGTGGACTTTTACAGTTTTCCTCAGCATGGATTTCCTGACTTTGACATTAACTCTCAAATGGACTACTATTGA